In the genome of Conger conger chromosome 8, fConCon1.1, whole genome shotgun sequence, one region contains:
- the actr6 gene encoding actin-related protein 6, translating to MTTLVLDNGAYTAKIGYSHEKVSVIPNCQFRSKTSRLKTFTANQLDEIKDPSGLFYILPFQKGYLVNWDVQRKVWDHLFGKEMFKVDFADTSIVITEPYFNFSSIQESMNEILFEEYQFQAALRINAGSLSAHRYFQENSSELCCIVVDSGFSFTHIVPYCRGKKMKDGICRVNVGGKLLTNHFKEMISYRQLHVMDETHVLNQVKEDVCYASLDFYKDMEIAQLKGEDNTVMRDYVLPDFSAIKKGFCKPREEMNFTGKYKGGEQILRLTNERFAVPEMLFHPSDIGIQEMGIPEALVNSVNNLPEEMQPHFFKNIVLTGGNTLFPGFRDRVYKDVRSLTPTDFDVSVVLPHNPICYPWEGGKLLSENPDFDEMVVTRDDYEENGHFICEEKFDI from the exons ATGACAACGCTAGTTCTTGATAATGGAGCCTATACGGCCAAAATTGGATACAGTCATGAAAAAGTCAG CGTTATCCCGAATTGTCAATTTCGTTCAAAAACCTCGAGACTGAAGACGTTCACTGCCAATCAGTTAGACGAAATAAAGGATCCATCTGGGCTGTTCTATATTCTGCCTTTTCAGAAG GGCTACCTGGTGAATTGGGATGTGCAGCGGAAGGTGTGGGATCATCTATTTGGAAAAGAAATGTTCAAG GTGGATTTTGCAGACACCAGTATAGTGATTACAGAACCCTACTTTAACTTCAGCTCTATTCAGGAGTCCATGAATGAGATCTTGTTTGAAGAGTACCAGTTTCAAGCCGCTCTCCGAATAAATG CTGGCTCCCTGAGTGCACACAGATACTTCCAGGAAAACAGCTCCGAGCTCTGTTGCATCGTGGTGGACAGTGGATTCTCTTTCACTCACATCGTCCCCTACTGCAggggaaagaaaatgaaagatggAATATGCAG GGTGAATGTAGGTGGGAAGTTGCTGACCAATCATTTCAAGGAGATGATTTCATACAG ACAGCTACATGTTATGGATGAGACGCATGTGCTCAATCAGGTGAAAGAAGATGTGTGCTATGCATCCCTGGACTTCTACAAGGACATGGaaattgctca GTTAAAAGGAGAGGACAACACGGTGATGAGGGACTATGTCCTGCCAGACTTCAGTGCTATCAAAAAGGGTTTCTGCAAA CCTCGTGAAGAGATGAACTTCACAGGAAAGTATAAGGGTGGGGAGCAGATTTTACGGCTGACCAACGAGAGGTTCGCTGTTCCAGAGATGCTTTTCCATCCCTCGGACATTGGCATTCAGGAGATGGGCATTCCAGAGGCGCTGGTCAACTCTGTCAACAACCTGCCCGAGG agatgCAGCCCCATTTCTTCAAGAACATTGTCCTCACAGGGGGGAACACCCTCTTCCCAGGCTTCAGGGATCGAGTGTACAAAGACGTCCGCTCTCTCACTCCAACCGACTTTGATGTATCTGTGGTGCTGCCACACAA TCCCATCTGCTATCCCTGGGAGGGAGGAAAACTGCTTTCAGAAAACCCTGACTTTGATGAGATGGTGGTCACTCGTGATGACTATGAAGAGAATGGGCATTTCATATGTGAAGAGAAGTTTGATATTTAA